The Oncorhynchus keta strain PuntledgeMale-10-30-2019 unplaced genomic scaffold, Oket_V2 Un_contig_6954_pilon_pilon, whole genome shotgun sequence genome has a window encoding:
- the narfl gene encoding cytosolic Fe-S cluster assembly factor narfl isoform X1, with protein sequence MVSQFSGVLQLTDLDDFITPSQECVKPVKVEKKQGRSVAKIQIEDDGSYFQVTQDGGKQKLEKAKITLNDCLACSGCITSAESVLITQQSHEEIYRVLRNNKQAGVAEQKVVVVSVSPQSRASLAARYGLSSSEAGRRLTAFFKGLGVHHVFDTSFSRTFSLLESQREFVERFHRKEQDKQALPMLASACPGWICYAEKTHGEFILPYVSSTRSPQQMMGSLVKGFFAGQQGLNPQQIYHVTVMPCYDKKLEASRPDFYLEEADTREVDCVITSGEVLKMLEEEKVLLSDVEPAPLDTMFSSVCGDELLGHAGSGSGGYLHHVFTHAARQLFGEEVKELTYKTLKNKDFQEVTLERDGVVVLRFAATYGFRNIQNLVQKLKRGKSPYHFVEVMACPSGCLNGGGQVKPLPDQNNKELLQQVEDLYKEERPLVPEEDQHVAELYQSWLQSVGEERARELLHTQYHAVDKATNGLLVKW encoded by the exons ATGGTGTCCCAATTTAGCGGTGTTTTGCAGTTGACAGATCTAGATGATTTTATCACTCCTTCCCAG GAATGTGTGAAACCAGTCAAGGTGGAGAAGAAGCAAGGCAGATCTGTGGCTAAAATTCAAATAGAAGATGATGGGAGCTATTTCCAGGTTACACAG GATGGTGGAAAGCAGAAGCTGGAGAAAGCTAAGATCACTCTGAATGACTGCCTGGCCTGCAGTGGCTGCATCACCTCAGCTGAGAGTGTCCTTATCACACAGCAGAGTCATGAAGAGATTTACAGGGTGCTACGCAACAacaag CAGGCAGGTGTAGCAGAgcagaaggtggtggtggtgtctgtgtcCCCACAGTCCAGAGCCTCCCTGGCAGCACGCTACGGCCTGAGCAGCAGTGAGGCAGGCAGGAGACTCACCGCCTTCTTCAAGGGTCTGG GGGTTCACCACGTGTTTGACACCAGCTTCAGCAGGACCTTCAGCCTGttggagagtcagagagagtttGTGGAGCGTTTCCATCGGAAGGAGCAAGACAAGCAGGCCCTGCCCATGCTGGCCTCTGCCTGCCCAG GTTGGATCTGCTATGCAGAGAAAACCCATGGAGAGTTCATCCTGCCCTACGTCAGCTCCACCCGCTCCCCACAGCAGATGATGGGCTCTCTGGTGAAGGGCTTCTTCGCTGGCCAGCAG ggcCTGAACCCACAGCAGATCTACCATGTGACTGTGATGCCCTGCTATGATAAGAAACTGGAGGCCTCCAGGCCTGACTTCTACCTGGAGGAGGCTGACACCAGAGAGGTGGACTGTGTCATCACTTCAG GAGAAGTtctgaagatgctagaggaagaGAAAGTGTTGCTCAGCGATGTGGAGCCAGCCCCATTAGATACAAT gttcagcagtgtgtgtggtgatgaGTTGCTGGGCCATGCAGGGAGCGGTTCAGGAGGATACCTCCATCACGTGTTCACACACGCTGCCAGACAGCTGTTtggagaggaggtgaaggagcTCACCTACAAGACACTCAA GAACAAGGACTTCCAGGAGGTGACCCTGGAAAGGGACGGTGTGGTCGTGCTGCGTTTCGCCGCAACCTACGGTTTCCGCAACATCCAGAACCTGGTGCAGAAACTCAAGAGGGGAAAGTCACCCTACCACTTCGTAGAGGTCATGGCCTGTCCGTCAG gTTGTCTGAATGGGGGAGGCCAGGTGAAGCCCTTACCAGATCAGAACAACAAGGAGTTGCTGCAGCAGGTGGAGGATCTGTACAAGGAGGAGCGCCCTCTAGTGCCAGAGGAGGACCAGCACGTGGCAGAGCTTTACCAGTCCTGGCTACAGagtgtaggagaggagagagccagggagcTGCTGCACACACAGTACCATGCAGTGGACA
- the narfl gene encoding cytosolic Fe-S cluster assembly factor narfl isoform X2, translating into MVSQFSGVLQLTDLDDFITPSQECVKPVKVEKKQGRSVAKIQIEDDGSYFQVTQDGGKQKLEKAKITLNDCLACSGCITSAESVLITQQSHEEIYRVLRNNKAGVAEQKVVVVSVSPQSRASLAARYGLSSSEAGRRLTAFFKGLGVHHVFDTSFSRTFSLLESQREFVERFHRKEQDKQALPMLASACPGWICYAEKTHGEFILPYVSSTRSPQQMMGSLVKGFFAGQQGLNPQQIYHVTVMPCYDKKLEASRPDFYLEEADTREVDCVITSGEVLKMLEEEKVLLSDVEPAPLDTMFSSVCGDELLGHAGSGSGGYLHHVFTHAARQLFGEEVKELTYKTLKNKDFQEVTLERDGVVVLRFAATYGFRNIQNLVQKLKRGKSPYHFVEVMACPSGCLNGGGQVKPLPDQNNKELLQQVEDLYKEERPLVPEEDQHVAELYQSWLQSVGEERARELLHTQYHAVDKATNGLLVKW; encoded by the exons ATGGTGTCCCAATTTAGCGGTGTTTTGCAGTTGACAGATCTAGATGATTTTATCACTCCTTCCCAG GAATGTGTGAAACCAGTCAAGGTGGAGAAGAAGCAAGGCAGATCTGTGGCTAAAATTCAAATAGAAGATGATGGGAGCTATTTCCAGGTTACACAG GATGGTGGAAAGCAGAAGCTGGAGAAAGCTAAGATCACTCTGAATGACTGCCTGGCCTGCAGTGGCTGCATCACCTCAGCTGAGAGTGTCCTTATCACACAGCAGAGTCATGAAGAGATTTACAGGGTGCTACGCAACAacaag GCAGGTGTAGCAGAgcagaaggtggtggtggtgtctgtgtcCCCACAGTCCAGAGCCTCCCTGGCAGCACGCTACGGCCTGAGCAGCAGTGAGGCAGGCAGGAGACTCACCGCCTTCTTCAAGGGTCTGG GGGTTCACCACGTGTTTGACACCAGCTTCAGCAGGACCTTCAGCCTGttggagagtcagagagagtttGTGGAGCGTTTCCATCGGAAGGAGCAAGACAAGCAGGCCCTGCCCATGCTGGCCTCTGCCTGCCCAG GTTGGATCTGCTATGCAGAGAAAACCCATGGAGAGTTCATCCTGCCCTACGTCAGCTCCACCCGCTCCCCACAGCAGATGATGGGCTCTCTGGTGAAGGGCTTCTTCGCTGGCCAGCAG ggcCTGAACCCACAGCAGATCTACCATGTGACTGTGATGCCCTGCTATGATAAGAAACTGGAGGCCTCCAGGCCTGACTTCTACCTGGAGGAGGCTGACACCAGAGAGGTGGACTGTGTCATCACTTCAG GAGAAGTtctgaagatgctagaggaagaGAAAGTGTTGCTCAGCGATGTGGAGCCAGCCCCATTAGATACAAT gttcagcagtgtgtgtggtgatgaGTTGCTGGGCCATGCAGGGAGCGGTTCAGGAGGATACCTCCATCACGTGTTCACACACGCTGCCAGACAGCTGTTtggagaggaggtgaaggagcTCACCTACAAGACACTCAA GAACAAGGACTTCCAGGAGGTGACCCTGGAAAGGGACGGTGTGGTCGTGCTGCGTTTCGCCGCAACCTACGGTTTCCGCAACATCCAGAACCTGGTGCAGAAACTCAAGAGGGGAAAGTCACCCTACCACTTCGTAGAGGTCATGGCCTGTCCGTCAG gTTGTCTGAATGGGGGAGGCCAGGTGAAGCCCTTACCAGATCAGAACAACAAGGAGTTGCTGCAGCAGGTGGAGGATCTGTACAAGGAGGAGCGCCCTCTAGTGCCAGAGGAGGACCAGCACGTGGCAGAGCTTTACCAGTCCTGGCTACAGagtgtaggagaggagagagccagggagcTGCTGCACACACAGTACCATGCAGTGGACA
- the narfl gene encoding cytosolic Fe-S cluster assembly factor narfl isoform X3, whose product MDSKMLFPSSLLYYLECVKPVKVEKKQGRSVAKIQIEDDGSYFQVTQDGGKQKLEKAKITLNDCLACSGCITSAESVLITQQSHEEIYRVLRNNKQAGVAEQKVVVVSVSPQSRASLAARYGLSSSEAGRRLTAFFKGLGVHHVFDTSFSRTFSLLESQREFVERFHRKEQDKQALPMLASACPGWICYAEKTHGEFILPYVSSTRSPQQMMGSLVKGFFAGQQGLNPQQIYHVTVMPCYDKKLEASRPDFYLEEADTREVDCVITSGEVLKMLEEEKVLLSDVEPAPLDTMFSSVCGDELLGHAGSGSGGYLHHVFTHAARQLFGEEVKELTYKTLKNKDFQEVTLERDGVVVLRFAATYGFRNIQNLVQKLKRGKSPYHFVEVMACPSGCLNGGGQVKPLPDQNNKELLQQVEDLYKEERPLVPEEDQHVAELYQSWLQSVGEERARELLHTQYHAVDKATNGLLVKW is encoded by the exons ATGGATTCAAAGATGTTGTTTCCTTCCAGCCTCCTCTACTACCTA GAATGTGTGAAACCAGTCAAGGTGGAGAAGAAGCAAGGCAGATCTGTGGCTAAAATTCAAATAGAAGATGATGGGAGCTATTTCCAGGTTACACAG GATGGTGGAAAGCAGAAGCTGGAGAAAGCTAAGATCACTCTGAATGACTGCCTGGCCTGCAGTGGCTGCATCACCTCAGCTGAGAGTGTCCTTATCACACAGCAGAGTCATGAAGAGATTTACAGGGTGCTACGCAACAacaag CAGGCAGGTGTAGCAGAgcagaaggtggtggtggtgtctgtgtcCCCACAGTCCAGAGCCTCCCTGGCAGCACGCTACGGCCTGAGCAGCAGTGAGGCAGGCAGGAGACTCACCGCCTTCTTCAAGGGTCTGG GGGTTCACCACGTGTTTGACACCAGCTTCAGCAGGACCTTCAGCCTGttggagagtcagagagagtttGTGGAGCGTTTCCATCGGAAGGAGCAAGACAAGCAGGCCCTGCCCATGCTGGCCTCTGCCTGCCCAG GTTGGATCTGCTATGCAGAGAAAACCCATGGAGAGTTCATCCTGCCCTACGTCAGCTCCACCCGCTCCCCACAGCAGATGATGGGCTCTCTGGTGAAGGGCTTCTTCGCTGGCCAGCAG ggcCTGAACCCACAGCAGATCTACCATGTGACTGTGATGCCCTGCTATGATAAGAAACTGGAGGCCTCCAGGCCTGACTTCTACCTGGAGGAGGCTGACACCAGAGAGGTGGACTGTGTCATCACTTCAG GAGAAGTtctgaagatgctagaggaagaGAAAGTGTTGCTCAGCGATGTGGAGCCAGCCCCATTAGATACAAT gttcagcagtgtgtgtggtgatgaGTTGCTGGGCCATGCAGGGAGCGGTTCAGGAGGATACCTCCATCACGTGTTCACACACGCTGCCAGACAGCTGTTtggagaggaggtgaaggagcTCACCTACAAGACACTCAA GAACAAGGACTTCCAGGAGGTGACCCTGGAAAGGGACGGTGTGGTCGTGCTGCGTTTCGCCGCAACCTACGGTTTCCGCAACATCCAGAACCTGGTGCAGAAACTCAAGAGGGGAAAGTCACCCTACCACTTCGTAGAGGTCATGGCCTGTCCGTCAG gTTGTCTGAATGGGGGAGGCCAGGTGAAGCCCTTACCAGATCAGAACAACAAGGAGTTGCTGCAGCAGGTGGAGGATCTGTACAAGGAGGAGCGCCCTCTAGTGCCAGAGGAGGACCAGCACGTGGCAGAGCTTTACCAGTCCTGGCTACAGagtgtaggagaggagagagccagggagcTGCTGCACACACAGTACCATGCAGTGGACA